TTTATTCTAAACCCTATAGCCGGAAATGGCAATAACAATCTAGATTTAGCGCTTCTTAATAAACATTTTAATACAAAGGACTTTACTATAGCTGTAAAGCCTACAGGTTATAAGAAACACGCTATTAAATTAACACAAGACTCCATAGCCGAAAATGCCGATGTTATTGTTGCTTGTGGTGGTGATGGCACTATAAACGAAGTAGCCTCTTGCTTAGTTAATTCCACTATTATTTTAGGTATTATTCCTATTGGTTCTGGAAATGGTTTAGCTTCTAATTTAAACATTCCAAAAAATTTAGATAAGGCGCTTGCTCTAATTAAAAAACAAACAGTAAAAAAAATTGATGTAGGCCAGTTAAACAACCATTACTTTTTTAGCAACACAGGCATTGGTTTTGATGCACAAGTAATAAAACATTACGAAGCCGCTAACAAAAGAACCCTAAGTAGTTATGTAAAAGCAACCCTGAAATCATTAAGAAAATCGAATAAACTTATTGAAGTTGAAACTACCTTAAATGGTGAAATTGTAAAGCAAAAACCGTTTCTTATTTTCATTTCCAACTCTAATCAAATGGGCTATAACGTAAGCCTAACCCCAAAAGCCTCGTTAGATGATGGCAAATTAGATGTACTTATTGTTCCTAAGTTAAGCTTTTTTAAAATAGCATTGTTTACGCTACTCATGCTTATAAAAAAACACCATATTTTAAAAGAAGTTGAAATCCATCAAACAAAAAGCATCAAAATTATCCAAAAAAAACGATTCTTCTTTCAAACCCAAATTGATGGCGAGTTCTTAATGATAAAAAATCGCACCATAGAGATTTCGGTACTCAAAAAGGCTTTAAATGTTATAGGGATTTAGAGACTGTTTAAATTAGGCAGAAACAAATCTTTTTAAAAGGTACTTTCCTAATTTATAAAATAAGAATCCACCTATAGCGCCAAAGGTTAAACCGCAAACAATATCTAACGGATAATGCACCCCTACATAAATTCTGCTATACGCCACAATAGCACTCCAAAAAAGCAAAATGAATATCAAGTTTTTATAATACGGTCGCAACATCAAGCCAGCAAAAACGGCTGCTGCCATAGAGTTTGATGCATGCCCAGAAAAGAACCCATACTTACCACAACGCACAGCAATAAAACGCATCTGGTCAATTAAATTTGCTTCGCCACAAGGTCTTGGTCTTTGAAAACCACGCTTAA
This genomic window from Mariniflexile sp. TRM1-10 contains:
- a CDS encoding diacylglycerol/lipid kinase family protein; protein product: MRHIHFILNPIAGNGNNNLDLALLNKHFNTKDFTIAVKPTGYKKHAIKLTQDSIAENADVIVACGGDGTINEVASCLVNSTIILGIIPIGSGNGLASNLNIPKNLDKALALIKKQTVKKIDVGQLNNHYFFSNTGIGFDAQVIKHYEAANKRTLSSYVKATLKSLRKSNKLIEVETTLNGEIVKQKPFLIFISNSNQMGYNVSLTPKASLDDGKLDVLIVPKLSFFKIALFTLLMLIKKHHILKEVEIHQTKSIKIIQKKRFFFQTQIDGEFLMIKNRTIEISVLKKALNVIGI
- a CDS encoding phosphatase PAP2 family protein; protein product: MIEKLLEYDTKLFLFLNNLGSPIWDNLWLVITHEVTFVPLYAILLFLLYKKFGLKALLVFIVLVALMITFTDQITNVFKRGFQRPRPCGEANLIDQMRFIAVRCGKYGFFSGHASNSMAAAVFAGLMLRPYYKNLIFILLFWSAIVAYSRIYVGVHYPLDIVCGLTFGAIGGFLFYKLGKYLLKRFVSA